Proteins from one Capricornis sumatraensis isolate serow.1 chromosome 2, serow.2, whole genome shotgun sequence genomic window:
- the LOC138072687 gene encoding T-cell surface glycoprotein CD1b-3 translates to MLLLLLLLLAVIIPGGDNEDAFQGPTSFHLIQISTFANSTWTQNQGSGWLDDLQIHGWDSDSGTAIFLKPWSKGNLSDEEVVELEELFRADFIEFTRGVQDIVSEFQFEYPFVIQGIAGCELHSGKAIQSFLRAGFEGLDFVSIKNHSCVPEPEGGSEAQWFCVFITQYQGILAIIDRLLSKTCPRYLLSVLDAGKAELHRQVKPEAWLSSGPTPGPSRLLLVCHVSGFYPKPVRVMWMRGEQEEPGTERGNIILNADWTWYLRVTLDVAAGEAAGLSCRVKHSSLGDQDIILYWGHPTYIGLIFVAIIVPSLILLICLALWFWRRWSYQTIL, encoded by the exons atgctgcttctgctgcttctATTGCTAGCAGTTATCATCCCAGGTGGTGACAATGAGGATG CATTCCAGGGGCCAACCTCCTTCCATCTCATCCAGATTTCGACCTTTGCCAACAGCACCTGGACTCAAAATCAAGGCTCAGGCTGGTTGGACGATTTGCAGATTCATGGCTGGGACAGTGACTCAGGCACTGCCATATTTTTGAAGCCATGGTCGAAGGGCAACCTCAGTGATGAGGAGGTGGTTGAGCTGGAGGAACTATTCCGAGCTGACTTCATTGAGTTCACTCGGGGAGTGCAGGATATTGTAAGTGAATTCCAGTTTGAAT accCATTTGTGATTCAGGGCATAGCAGGTTGTGAGCTGCATTCTGGAAAGGCCATACAAAGCTTCTTGAGAGCAGGTTTTGAAGGACTGGATTTCGTGAGCATCAAGAATCACTCATGTGTGCCTGAGCCAGAGGGAGGCAGTGAGGCACAGTGGTTTTGTGTTTTCATTACTCAGTACCAAGGCATCTTGGCTATCATAGACAGGCTCCTCTCAAAAACCTGCCCCCGATATCTCCTGAGTGTCCTCGATGCAGGGAAGGCGGAACTGCACAGGCAAG TGAAGCCTGAagcctggctgtccagtggcccCACTCCTGGGCCTAGCCGCCTACTGCTGGTCTGCCATGTCTCAGGATTCTACCCAAAACCTGTGCGGGTGATGTGGATGAGGGGTgagcaggaggagcctggtactgAGCGAGGAAACATTATACTCAATGCTGATTGGACTTGGTATCTCCGAGTAACCCTGGATGTGGcggctggggaggcagctggcctgAGTTGCCGAGTGAAGCACAGCAGTCTAGGAGACCAGGACATCATCCTGTACTGGG GACACCCCACGTACATTGGCTTGATATTTGTGGCAATAATAGTGCCCTCCTTGATCCTCTTGATATGTCTTGCATTATGGTTTTGGAGGCGCtg GTCATATCAGACTATCTTGTGA